The Anaerolineae bacterium sequence AAAGGATATTGCGGGGGATTTCTTCATCATTCATGGCTGGCATATCCACCTCACTGTGTCACAATCTTCGGCGCCGCCGGGATGGATCATGTATCACCTGGTGAAAGGCAACAAAAACGCGCCGGCGAGGATCACATCCACTCCAGCGCACCCTTCCGCCAGGCATAGGCCAGTCCCACCACCAGGATGCCCAGGAAAATCAGCATCTCGATCAGCCCGAACAGCTCCAGCCGGTTGTACGCCACCGCCCACGGATACAGGAAGGCCACTTCGACGTCGAACACCACAAAGACCAGGGCATAGAGGTAATATTGTGCGCGGAAGCGCACCCATGTGGGCCCTCGCGTGTCAAGGCCGCATTCGTATGTGCTGCATTTCTCAGGGGTGGGACGCTTCGGCCGGAGGAAATACGCCACGCCGACGGCGATGATGGGGAACAATACGGCGACAAGCAGGAATAAGCCAATGAACACGTAGTGCTGCACGGCTGACTCTCCTCGACGAATCCGACTTTGGATAGCCTCTCCCCTGCGCCGAACCCCATATTACCACAAAACGCCATATTTGTAAAATCCTGTTCGCGCAATTTCGCACGATACTGCGCGACAAAACCGCGCAACACAGGGAGACAGGCGGAAAATAAAAGCGGTGCGTTCCATGGAGAACGCACCGCTGGCAGAAGGGACTGACCGAAAAGGGATGATTACGCCGGCACGGGGAATTGCGCGCACAGCTCCGCCACCTCGCCGCGCACCGCCTCCTTGACCTGTTCATCGTCGGGATGGCGCAGGACCTGCACGATCAGCCGGCCCACATGCCGTATCTCGTCCTCGCCCATGCCGCGCGTCGTCAGCGCCGGCGTCCCCAGCCGGATGCCGCTGGTGATCTTCGGCGGGCGCGGGTCGAACGGGATGACGTTCTTGTTCACCGTGATGCCCACTGCGTGGAGCAACTGCTCGGCCTCCAGCCCGGTGATCGGCTCGCGGCTCAGGTCCACCAGCATAAGATGATTGTCCGTGCCGCCGGAAACCAGCCGGAACCCGCCGCGCATCAGCTCATCGGCCAGCGCCTGGGCATTGCGCACCACCGCCTGCTGGTAAAGCTTGAACTCGGGCCGCAGGGCCTCGCCCAGAGCCACTGCCTTGCCGGCGATGACGTGCTCCAGCGGTCCGCCCTGGATGCCGGGGAACACGGCGCGATCCACTGCTTTGGCGAAATCGGCCTGACAGAGGATCATGCCGCCG is a genomic window containing:
- the ndhC gene encoding NADH-quinone oxidoreductase subunit A, with amino-acid sequence MQHYVFIGLFLLVAVLFPIIAVGVAYFLRPKRPTPEKCSTYECGLDTRGPTWVRFRAQYYLYALVFVVFDVEVAFLYPWAVAYNRLELFGLIEMLIFLGILVVGLAYAWRKGALEWM